In Trifolium pratense cultivar HEN17-A07 linkage group LG7, ARS_RC_1.1, whole genome shotgun sequence, a genomic segment contains:
- the LOC123893982 gene encoding V-type proton ATPase subunit a1, which translates to MFPGKMEQFIDNLPPMDLMRSEKMTFVQLIIPAESAHRAISYLGELGLLQFRDLNADKSPFQRTFVNQVKRCAEMSRKLRFFKDQVNKAGLMSSSRTLLQPDIDLEDLEVHLAEHEHELIEMNSNSDKLRQSYNELLEFKIVLQKASGFLISSHGRAVSGEIELQDNGYSNDDYGDTASLLEQEMRPQPSNTSGLRFISGIICKSKALRFERMLFRATRGNMFFNQAPAGEQIMDPVSTEMIEKTVFVVFFSGEQARTKILKICEAFGANCYPVPEDISKHGQITREVTSRLTDLEATLDAGIRHRNKALTSIADHLAKWMDLVRREKAVYDTLNMLNFDVTKKCLVAEGWCPMIAKAQMQEVLHRATFDSNSQVGIIFHQMDAVEAPPTYFKTNTFTNPYQEIVDAYGVARYQEANPAVYTTVIFPFLFAMMFGDWGHGICLLLGALVLIARENKLSTQKLGSFMEMLFGGRYVILLMSLFSIYCGLIYNEFFSVPFHIFGPSAFRCRDTSCRDAYTTGLVKYRDPYPFGVDPSWRGSRSELAFLNSMKMKMSILFGVAHMNLGIILSYFNARFFGSSLDIRYQFVPQMIFLNSLFGYLSLLIIVKWCSGSQADLYHVMIYMFLSPTDELGENQLFWGQRPLQIVLLLLALIAVPWMLFPKPFILKKLHTERFQGRSYGILNSSELDLEVEPDSAREHHHEEFNFSEVFVHQMIHSIEFILGSVSNTASYLRLWALSLAHSELSTVFYEKVLLLAWGYDNLVIRLVGLTVFAFATAFILLMMESLSAFLHALRLHWVEFQNKFYHGDGYKFKPFSFASLTEDDD; encoded by the exons ATGTTTCCCGGGAAAATGGAACAGTTCATTGATAACTTACCGCCGATGGATCTGATGCGATCGGAGAAGATGACGTTTGTTCAACTAATTATTCCGGCTGAATCTGCTCACCGTGCAATTTCATATTTAGGTGAACTCGGTCTTCTTCAATTCCGAGAC TTAAATGCTGACAAAAGCCCTTTCCAGAGAACGTTTGTTAATCAG GTAAAGCGATGTGCGGAAATGTCAAGAAAGCTACGATTTTTCAAGGATCAAGTCAATAAAGCGGGTCTAATGTCGTCTTCTCGCACTCTATTGCAACCGGACATTGACTTGGAGGATTTAGAG GTACATCTTGCTGAGCATGAACATGAGCTAATTGAAATGAACTCCAATAGTGACAAACTTCGGCAATCATATAATGAACTTTTGGAATTCAAGATTGTACTACAAAAG GCATCTGGTTTTCTTATTTCGAGTCATGGCCGTGCTGTTTCAGGTGAGATAGAACTACAAGATAATGGATACTCAAATGATGACTATGGCGATACAGCATCTTTGCTTGAACAG gAAATGAGACCCCAACCATCAAATACATCTGGTTTAAGATTTATCAGTGGGATAATTTGTAAATCCAAGGCTCTTAGATTTGAAAGGATGTTATTTCGTGCTACAAGAGGCAATATGTTTTTCAATCAGGCCCCAGCTGGAGAGCAAATCATGGATCCTGTTTCAACTGAGAtg ATCGAGAAAACAGTATTCGTTGTGTTTTTCTCCGGGGAACAGGCAAGAACGAAGATTCTGAAAATTTGTGAGGCATTTGGTGCAAATTGTTATCCTGTTCCTGAAGATATAAGTAAGCATGGGCAAATAACTAGGGAG GTTACGTCACGTCTTACTGACTTAGAGGCAACTTTGGATGCTGGGATTAGGCACCGGAACAAGGCGCTAACTTCTATTGCAGACCATCTAGCAAAGTGGATGGACCTG GTAAGAAGAGAGAAGGCCGTGTATGATACATTGAATATGTTAAATTTTGATGTCACAAAAAAATGTCTTGTTGCAGAGGGATGGTGCCCTATGATTGCAAAAGCACAG ATGCAGGAGGTACTGCATCGCGCAACTTTTGATAGCAATTCTCAAGTTGGCATAATCTTCCATCAAATGGATGCAGTGGAAGCCCCACCTACATATTTTAAGACCAACACTTTCACAAATCCGTATCAGGAAATTGTTGATGCATATGG TGTTGCAAGATACCAAGAAGCAAATCCTGCAGTTTACACAACTGTTATATTCCCCTTCCTATTTGCTATGATGTTTGGGGACTGGGGTCATGGAATTTGCCTGTTGCTGGGAGCATTGGTTCTTATAGCACGTGAAAACAAGCTCAGTACACAG AAACTTGGAAGCTTCATGGAGATGCTATTTGGTGGGCGCTATGTGATTCTTTTGATGTCACTGTTTTCAATCTATTGTGGGTTAATCTACAATGAGTTCTTTTCTGTTCCTTTTCACATATTTGGTCCATCAGCTTTTCGATGCCGTGATACTTCATGCAG GGATGCATATACTACTGGCTTAGTCAAATACCGTGATCCATACCCATTTGGTGTGGATCCTAGCTGGCGTGGAAGTCGTTCAGAGTTGGCCTTTCTGAACTCTATGAAGATGAAAATGTCCATTCTGTTTGGTGTGGCACATATGAATTTGGGaattatattaagttatttcAATGCTCGTTTCTTTGGAAGCTCACTGGATATAAG GTACCAATTTGTGCCACAGATGATTTTCCTTAACAGTCTGTTTGGATATCTTTCCCTTCTCATCATTGTTAAGTGGTGTTCTGGCTCTCAAGCAGACCTTTATCACGTGatgatatatatgtttttaagcCCTACAGACGAACTTGGTGAGAATCAGTTGTTCTGGGGCCAAAGACCACTTCAA ATTGTGTTATTGCTTTTGGCTTTAATTGCAGTTCCATGGATGCTCTTTCCAAAACCTTTTATACTAAAGAAGCTTCATACGGAG AGATTTCAAGGGCGTAGTTATGGTATTTTGAATTCTTCTGAACTGGATCTTGAGGTGGAGCCAGATTCTGCCAGGGAACATCATCATGAAGAATTCAATTTTAGCGAGGTCTTTGTTCACCAAATGATCCACTCCATCGAGTTTATTTTAGGTTCAGTTTCAAATACGGCATCATATCTTCGACTTTGGGCATTAAG TTTGGCTCACTCGGAACTTTCTACTGTTTTCTATGAGAAAGTGTTGCTTCTTGCTTGGGG GTATGACAATCTCGTCATTCGGTTAGTGGGGCTAACTGTTTTTGCCTTTGCAACTGCCTTTATACTACTTATGATGGAGAGTCTCAGTGCTTTTCTTCATGCCCTGCGGCTTCACTGGGtagaatttcaaaataaattctaccATGGTGATGGCTACAAGTTCAAGCCTTTTTCATTTGCTTCTTTAACAGAGGATGATGATTGA
- the LOC123893981 gene encoding DDB1- and CUL4-associated factor 8 yields MKNFHKHYFSNIIINRELGFSNPNSFTHHFYASQVLAKKLNLYAKLEGHEGCVNAVEFNSTGDVIVSGSDDKQVMFWNWESKTKLFDYHSGHEDNIFQTKIMPFTDDSRIVTSAGDGQVRLGLVQEDGRVNTSMLGKHHGSVYKLAVEPGSPHIFYSCGVDGYIQHFDLRSSSATKLFCCFSSIGNKKQPSRKVGLNSIVIDSRIPYYFAVGGLDEYARVYDIRKCQWAASRDSDQPVNTFCPNHLIGSNNNVHITGLAYSKSSELLVSYSDELIYLFDKNPPSSAASEDLKNLKETQVYSGHRNAKTVKGVNFFGPNDEYVLSGSDCGHIFIWKKKDAKLVRLMVGDQHVVNQLETHPHIPFLATCGIEKNVKIWAPLGSDTPALPSNVKEIIEANRQGREDRTRVTLSPDVIMHVLRLQRRQTLAYTERRHDRADIVSDDEDEEVYLLGLVDGDISSEEDSSGNSRDCNIS; encoded by the exons ATGAAGAATTTCCATAAACATTACTTTTCAAATATTATCATAAACAGAGAATTAGGCTTCTCAAATCCAAACTCTTTTACTCATCACTTTTATGCTTCCCAG GTTCTTGCGAAGAAGTTGAATTTATATGCGAAACTTGAGGGCCATGAAGGATGTGTGAATGCAGTGGAATTTAACTCAACTGGTGATGTTATTGTCTCAGGTTCTGATGACAAACAAGTTATGTTTTGGAATTGGGAATCCAAAACTAAACTATTTGATTACCATTCTGGCCATGAAGACAATATTTTTCAGACTAAAATCATGCCGTTCACCGATGATAGTCGAATAGTAACTTCTGCTGGTGATGGTCAG GTAAGGCTTGGCCTTGTCCAGGAGGATGGTAGAGTTAACACTTCAATGCTGGGGAAGCACCATGGTTCTGTATACAAGCTTGCTGTGGAGCCAGGAAGCCCCCACATATTTTATAGCTGTGGTGTAGATGGATATATTCAACAT TTTGATTTGCGAAGTAGTTCTGCTACGAAACTTTTCTGTTGTTTCTCGTCCATAGGGAACAAAAAACAGCCTTCAAGAAAAGTAGGGTTGAACTCCATTGTGATTGACTCTAGAATTCCATATTACTTTGCAGTAGGCGGATTGGATGAATATGCACGGGTTTATGACATAAGAAAATGCCAGTGGGCTGCTTCAAGAGATTCAGACCAACCTGTTAACACATTTTGCCCTAATCACCTAATTGGGTCAAATAATAATGTTCATATTACGGGATTGGCCTACTCAAAGTCAAGTGAACTCCTTGTCTCATATAGCGATGAGCTCATCTATTTGTTTGACAAGAATCCCCCTTCATCTGCTGCATCTGAAGATCTGAAAAATCTTAAAGAGACACAAGTTTACTCGGGCCATAGAAATGCAAAGACAGTTAAAGGAGTGAATTTTTTCGGGCCTAATGATGAATATGTGTTGAGTGGTTCAGATTGTGGCCATATATTCATCTGGAAGAAGAAAGATGCTAAGTTGGTGAGATTAATGGTAGGTGATCAACATGTTGTAAACCAACTTGAGACACATCCTCACATACCCTTTCTAGCTACTTGTGGCatagaaaaaaatgtgaaaatatgggcTCCTCTAGGGAGTGACACTCCTGCACTTCCTTCAAACGTTAAAGAG ATAATTGAGGCAAACAGACAGGGAAGAGAAGATCGAACACGGGTCACCCTTAGTCCCGATGTTATAATGCATGTTCTTCGCCTGCAGAGGCGGCAAACATTGGCGTACACTGAAAGAAGACACGATAGGGCGGATATTGTGAGTGACGATGAAGATGAAGAGGTGTATCTTTTAGGATTGGTAGATGGTGATATCTCTTCTGAAGAGGATTCTTCTGGAAATTCCAGGGATTGCAACATTAGCTAA
- the LOC123893980 gene encoding protein NRT1/ PTR FAMILY 2.6-like: MDSKLSSASSKEEQSLSSGRKHGGWISFPFFIGMVGGFSLANAGIVGNLIVYLIREFNIKSINAAQIVNVVSGSTNLIPLVAAIVADSFFGSFSVAFASSCVALLGTIILFLTSTINSLKPNPCSNDSSIICKPPTGIQYTVLYISIVLISIGFGGSRFTAASLGANQFDKPEHQGTFFNWFFFTFYVASGVALTGVVYLEDNLGWALGFGICALATFVGTVVFLLGYRFYRVDELRGSAVLDLGRVFVASIRKWKCNLSSRVEDYYTNTTTSHDVMVQMLPPATLGKRFRFFNRAALITDADLQSDGSIKKSSWRLCTIQQVEDLKKIIGILPLWTSSIFLATPIAIQSSLTVLQALVMDRSLGSHFKIPPGSVLVIVLISTSIFLTIVDRVLLPGWHKVTGKSPMPLQRIGVGHVFNVLSMVVSALVESKRLKLAHRHVDMSVLWLFPQLVLVGIGEAFHFPGQVTFYYQQFPQSLRSTSTAMISMLIGIAFYLSTALIDQVRRSTHWLPDDINHGKVDNVYWMLVLFGGINFVYYLLCSAFYKYDNV; encoded by the exons ATGGATAGTAAGCTATCATCAGCATCCTCAAAAGAAGAACAAAGCTTGAGTAGTGGAAGAAAGCATGGTGGTTGGATAAGTTTCCCCTTCTTCATTG GTATGGTAGGTGGATTTTCACTGGCAAATGCAGGAATTGTGGGAAATTTGATAGTATATCTTATAAGAGAATTCAATATAAAAAGCATCAATGCTGCTCAGATTGTAAACGTTGTTTCAGGAAGCACCAATTTAATTCCACTAGTTGCTGCAATTGTTGCTGATTCTTTCTTTGGTTCTTTCTCTGTTGCCTTTGCTTCTTCTTGTGTTGCTTTGCTG GgaacaataattttatttttgacatcaACAATCAATTCCTTAAAGCCTAATCCATGTAGCAATGATTCATCCATCATATGTAAACCACCAACAGGAATCCAATATACAGTTCTATACATAAGCATAGTGCTAATATCAATTGGTTTTGGTGGTTCACGTTTCACAGCAGCATCATTAGGAGCAAATCAATTTGACAAACCAGAACATCAAGGAACATTCTTTAACTGGTTTTTTTTCACATTCTATGTTGCTTCTGGAGTTGCATTAACTGGAGTTGTTTATCTTGAAGATAATTTGGGTTGGGCTTTGGGATTTGGTATATGTGCTTTGGCTACTTTTGTTGGCACGGTTGTTTTTTTGTTAGGCTATCGTTTTTATCGGGTGGATGAGTTGCGAGGAAGTGCGGTTTTGGATTTGGGCCGTGTTTTTGTTGCATCTATTCGTAAGTGGAAGTGTAATCTCTCGTCTAGAGTAGAAGATTACTACACTAATACTACTACTAGTCATGATGTTATGGTTCAAATGTTGCCTCCGGCTACACTCGGAAAAAGATTCAG GTTCTTCAACCGTGCAGCTTTGATAACTGATGCAGACTTACAATCGGATGGTTCAATCAAGAAATCATCATGGAGGCTATGCACAATTCAACAAGTggaagatttaaaaaaaataattggaatcTTACCACTATGGACTTCAAGTATCTTCCTAGCAACTCCAATAGCAATCCAAAGTAGCTTGACAGTACTTCAAGCTTTAGTCATGGATCGTTCTTTAGGATCTCATTTCAAAATCCCACCTGGTTCTGTTCTTGTTATAGTCTTAATATCAACATCCATTTTCCTCACCATTGTTGACAGGGTGTTATTGCCAGGTTGGCATAAGGTTACTGGAAAATCGCCTATGCCGCTCCAACGAATAGGAGTAGGACATGTGTTTAATGTTCTTAGCATGGTTGTTTCTGCCCTTGTTGAATCAAAGAGACTCAAATTAGCACATAGGCATGTGGACATGTCTGTGTTATGGTTGTTTCCACAGTTAGTGTTGGTTGGTATTGGAGAAGCATTTCATTTTCCTGGACAAGTTACATTCTACTACCAACAATTTCCACAATCACTTAGGAGCACATCAACTGCAATGATCTCAATGCTTATAGGAATTGCTTTTTACCTGAGCACTGCTTTAATCGATCAAGTTCGTCGGAGTACGCATTGGCTACCTGATGATATAAATCATGGGAAGGTAGATAATGTGTACTGGATGTTAGTCTTGTTTGGGGGTATCAACTTTGTGTATTACTTATTGTGTTCTGCTTTTTACAAGTATGATAATGTTTAA